From the genome of Magnolia sinica isolate HGM2019 chromosome 12, MsV1, whole genome shotgun sequence:
AAGTGATTTTGCATATGCTTGGGTATAGCATGCTAGTGCAACTCGTCTGATTTATTTTTAGTCAATAATTATTCTGATCTTTTATGGATTTAAAATGCTGAATTGTATTTTGGCAGAAGGAGAGGATCAAACCCCTCTAGGAAATGAAGTTTTAGGTCAATCAATCTTAATGCCCCTTTAACTGTTTAAGTTGTCAATAGAACGAATGGACTGCTGCCATGCATGCGGATGGAAAATTTGTCGAATAATGGCGCAACATGAATAGGATCAAAATCACGAAAGTGGACTGTTGCGTTGTTCTCATCATGGAACTTGATCAAATAGGAGAATAGCGAGTTATTGAGGAGAGTTAAGGAACTCATGTAGCTAGAACCAGTAAAAATGCTAGCCCAAGGCCGTAGAGAAAGCACACATGCTTGAAACCTCTAGAAACAAAACTTCTAGTCGAATATTCATCATCTATAATTTATTATATTACTCCCTTTTAATATCATGAATAGAAACTGCTATTTGATGCCAAAAACCAAGGGAAAGTTCCCATTACATGTGGCATGCTCCCGCCTTTCGataccataaaataaaataaaaagcaaaGAAATTATCCTGTTGGCTCATAGGGATTCCTTTCCAAAAATATGTCTAGGAAATAACGGAAAGTCCAAGCTTACTCTATAAACCGGGCATATTGGTTCCATATCACAACCGTACGTGTATTCTAGGGCTGTAAACTGGTCCAAAATTGTTTTCTAGCCCACTTACAACTTCCATACATGAATATTTTTTCTACCGAGGTTTACCGTATTGCATATACGAGCCTACTATAATAGTTGGTTAGTatctatattattattattattttattgttaatttttttagaggtaacactaccagggattgaaacctgcatcactcacacacactacgctctctaccagctcatctaacaagcAGAAGACTAGTATTGATATTAATTTTATGTGCTAGAGATCCCAAAACTGTGTATCAACCCTATCATGATATGCAACCATACAAAACAAAAGAGGGCATACCTCATACAGTTGTTTATAAGCACTAAATAGGACAATCTGCTGATTCAGATGGGCTGGCTTGGATGCTTAGCCACTGGAGTCCATTTTTGAACAAATCTCTTATGTGCGGATCAGTGTTTTCGGTAGCGCTTGTAGCGTAGCTAAAATGCTATGTAGCGCATGCAGGTAGCATAACTCCCTGGTAGCATAAGCTACGgggcatgtagcataagctacagagcatgtagcatacgctacatgtAGCGTGTAGCACAGGTAGCGTATGCTACCTGAAATCTCCTTTTTAAGTTCTTCTTCTAATGCTAGTTCAACTCCTATtttaaaatgatggtgactcatccCCATCACACGTGGCACTACATTAGATCAATCCGGACAATCCAAATTGTCGTCCATATCgtggatagagcacttagatcaatccagaccatccaaattgtggtccatattgtgaatttgtgatgtttcaatataaataaataaataaataattttatatatatatatatatatatatatatatatatatatatatatatatatatatatatatatatatatatatatatatatatatgaagaggTCACACTTAGAGACCAGATGTCTGAAGACAGAGAtggagattttgcatggaaacatgtggttgatgatccagattcaTGATCAATAACTCATAGGAATTatgcattttttaaattttatcatatttttctattattttaattaagaaatattaaaaataataataataagctacacgctatagagAACCAAATGCTACGCTATACACTAcacactatttaaaacattggtgtaGATATCTGCACCTAAGGCATGGTTTGGATCCTATCAGTGGGTTTATCAATAAAACTTCCGTCATAAGTATATTCCCGAATTTCTTAAACTTGCATGAACGAAATAAGGCAGAAGTTCTTCAATTCATTAGTCACAGAAAGCCTGCACTTTGTCTCAGAGGCATCTCGTGAAGAATTTAATTTAAGTATATTCCCTCTCAAGTATGTCTTCCATAGGAATTTAATTTAAACAGTCAATCTCATGAATAATTGAATCTTGGGATTAGCAGAAGAATACCTGGTTACCATGTGGGGCAATTAATTTTCTTTGCTCCATCTTTCCCTAACAAAGCAACAATTTGAATGGAGAAAAGAAATTCTCATTCAAGTCAGCTTGAGAAAAGGCAATCCTCGTGCAAACACAGTGGAATTTGAATTTGAGTGATTCTTTGGCAATTTCTGGATACCACAAATATGCTAATATAGGGGAGCTCGATCAATGTTGAAATCCCCAGCTTTGATTTGATAGGGTAGGTCTCAATAGATACGATCCACCACTTTGATTTGATAGCCTTATTGGGTCCTTACACATTGGAAAATGCTGGTTACACATCTAGCTGACCAGGGCACGTGTAATTCCCGTTCTTTTCAGCAATGCAGTACAATAAACCTATTGAAGTATGTCTCCCCTTGGTTGCATCGTGTGCAAGCAGGATGCACTTGCAGGAGCATGAAAGTGGTAATCTCAAATTTTCAACAACTGGGAGGATCTATGGATCATCTATCGGCAAAATTTTTACCTTGAAAATTAAAATTACTGGGTTTTATTTCTATGGTTGCTGAAGGATGCAGCAGACCATTGCAATTGACACTTGCCAGATATACTTGCAAATTATTTGTTCTGTAGACAACTTTTTTTtctctaacaaaaaaaaaagaaaaaaggatcagTTGGGTGCCACAAGTTTGGTGTTCCTGTGTGGTAGCACACCTCATTTGACTTTTCATAGCCAGAGGGCAAAATGTTCATGGATATCGACTGATTTCACTGTTTGACAGGCTCGTCAAAGCCATAGGCGGCTCCGTGTTGTTCGTTTAGAGACTACAACTGACAATCAGCGGATAGTTGGGCTTCTCGTTCCAAATGCAGCAGTGGAATCAGTTCTCCATGGTATGTTCCTTCTTTTGTTAAGTACATTCCAAATATGATTTGCTAGCTACAATATATGCATCATCAGTCAGTTTCTGCACCTCTCATTTCATTCTCTTGCCAACACAGCAGATGATACACTTAATCACAAGTACTTTTTTCATTGTAAAAGATACCTGTACACTTTAACTGGTTTTGCATCTTGTGGTGCAGTAATGGcagcaaaatttataaaatttcgttttttttcccccctttttcttTCTGTAATCATCTGGAATGAGCCCCTTCCAATGTTCTATGTTTCTTTTAGAACTTCCATTAACATACGATGGAATGCTATATGTTTCTCTCAAAATTTCTCAAGTTATAGTATGGAATGGGGCATGAAGGGTACACACTCACCAACTTCGAGTGGAATATCACTGTTACAGTTGTCCAAGCTTAGTAATCATTGCTTTCTTTATGGCAGATTTATCATGGGTCCAGGAGATCGATGATTGAGATTATAACAGTCGCAGAGACATTTTGCATTCGGGTTGATGGCCTGATCAAACGATGCTAGGCACCATGCCACCTCCATAAATATATGCCACAGCTTTACGTGTGCTTGAGCCAGCAATGCTCACAAGATCAATCCAACCAGCTGAAGCATTCATGTAAAACaatttgcttgattttttgtttttgtcttttttgttttttgttttttgttttttgtttttttttttggatgtcttgtaaatcatcaacatcatcagacAACTTCCcaagagaagaaaaggaacatTGGTATGATGAACAACACAAACACTACAATTTATTCAAAATGAAATGCAAGAGCCTATATATTCAAGTTTTTATTATTGTTCAACTTTCATAAAACTCAGACATGAAAGCACACCAGCACTCCAAACGCAAACTAGACACAAACCACTTGCACAAGATTCCACTCTCAACTTTATATCTGTGCTCAATTTAGCATATAAAAGGAGCATCAGTGTGATTGTCGCTGCAGTAGAGGCCGGGCCGCTGTGTAAACCCTTGTGTGGCCAGCATCTTTCGAGCCCTCAGCACAAGCTCCTGGTTGGTAATGCGACCATCGGTCTCAGCAATGATGGTCTGTATCGCATTGCTCAGAGCTCCATATGCCTCAGCAGCATTGCCTGAAGGGGTTGCATCTGCAGATGTTTGGTTGGTCTGGCAACCACTGATCAGAATACCCATGTCAGGTAAGGCACGATTACCCGATCCGGCATAAACTTCTTGGGTGCTATGCACTTCTGTTTTTAGTGCAGGTTTCACATAATCCTCATCATTACCCTCCAGCTTTTGCTTGAGAAACTCTTGCGCTAGATTCCCGACAATACCCATGAATCCGCCACCACTGCCGCCTTCGTTTTGACCACCTTGGAGCTTATCCATTATGACCTTCATGAATTTCTTCACCTTAGGGCTCGAATCCTCCCCAAAAATGTCGAACAATGTAGGCCGCAGCTTCCCCACGTCGATATCATCCTTACCTGTTTTCTGCTTCAGAATTTCTATCAGTGTTGAAAGAGGGAGAGACTTATTCTTTATGTGTCCTGGCCCACCATATTCAGTCTCAGCTTCACCTTCTCCCTCATCATCATgtcggtggtggtggtggtggtgcctGCCTAATGGAAGGTTGATACCACGGGACTCGAATGCATCTCGCGCAGTCTGGTGCAAGAAATTTTTGAAGCCAAAACTGGAGCTCGATTCTTGCTCTTCACGTTTGGTGCTCTCCCCAATTTGCTCCTTGGCCTCATCAATGAGGCCTCCGCTGTGGCATGAATCGGATACTATGGTTAGCACAGTGCCTTCTGGGACCATGTCCACAAACTCCCTAAAATCATCATCTGCACACCAACAACAGATTTAGATTAAATGCTTGCTAATTGCAATAAATCACTCAATTGGTTTTAAGAGGAGAAATGGTTTGTGGTTGATCTAACTTCATCTGGGAAACATGGTACAGTAGAGTGTCATTTGATTGAATCTGGACCCATTGACAGTTTTTCACTGGTGTGTTTCAAGGCAGCATATGAACCGATAGGATTGCTTGATTGGTGTTTCTTCTTTCACTACAGTAGGTCAAACACAGATGGATGGGTCTGCATTCACCAACAGTACTACCTCCAGACCATGACTTTGTTCATGGGCCACGCCTCTTTCAGTTTCTCAATTTAACAATCAAGGACACATCTGGCATAGATAGAAGTGAGCTCGGCATGATCCCTATCCAAATCACAATCCTAATAAATTTGGGGGGGTTGCCAAACGCACCCCAAAAGCTGAGAAGATGATAAGCTCGAATCTAGTCagagaaaataattgtaaaaagagGTAAAGGGAAGATAATATACCGGTGATGAGGTTCATGTCGCAGGGGACGATGCACTCATCGTAGCCGGTGTCATCGTCCTCGCCAGTCTCGGCAGGGAGGCGGGTGCCGTGGCCGCTGTAGTGGAAGAAGAGATAGTCACCGGGCTCAGCAGATCGGATGAGGTTGGAGAGGGCGCGACGGATGTTGATGCCAGTGGGCTGGGTGTAGGAATCATCTGTGTCGATGAGGACGGTGATGTCGTCTTCGTAGAAGCCATAGCGGTCGATGAGGCAGCGGTGCATTCTCTTCACGTCGTTGATGCATCCCTTCAGCTCTGCTTTCGTCCCTGGGTAGTTGCACCCTACCAGCAGTGCCTTcttccccatctctctctccctctctctcgaatTATACAACAgatccccttctctctcttttcaatttccaatttccTTTCTCCGCTTCTCTTTATCGGGCCCGACTTTTCGGATATCCATCGCGGCGGACTGGAATCCTCTCCAACACCCAAGCTTGTGGGTCATCTTGTATatgtaacatccaatccgtccatcagattctaTCCTCGATATATAGGTATTGGtctcaaaaaaaacaaaaaagaagtcaGCAAGATTCAACACAGGTGGGTGATACCATAGGTGGATGCCAACCGTAGATTTGTGTGGGGCCACGATGCTGCTATTGTTATCCTGATCCAAGTATCGGGAGGGCCACACAGCGTCAACTCAGGAGGTGTTTTACATTGTCccattggtttggcccacctgagttttttatacctcatttgttcttttcttttttctttttctacggTACAGATAGTGGTCTTCACCTGATGTACGGTGTGAACTTTGGTGTTGAGTATAAGACGTGTGGTGGAAGACTCCGTTCCGGTCGCGTTGGATTATGTTAAGATCGTTTTTGTCCGTTGACTGACACGTGGCATGTGGTAAGTGGATCTAAGTCTTCTACATTTTCTCCTGTCCATGGATGGACCTACGTTAGAGATCTCCCCAAATGGGCGATCTTATCAATAAATTTCTTACTTCCAATCTATTTTCACTGATAGTCGTCCATTTGGCGGTTTTTctagcaaatggatggatgatctgGATTCGTGGCCATCCCATGATACACGTCTCTGCTTGTATGCGACAAACTCTCATCCATATCCAATGCGGCCGGAGCAAAGTCTGTGATAATGAAAGTGGATTGGCATTGATGGAAGACGTCGGCAAACAGCCGAACGGGATTTGCTCACTTGAGATGGCAGCGTTTCTTCACGGCACACCTGCCAAATTGGCACAACCGTTTGGGATCTGGTCCATCCAATAAATATGGTTCTGATCATGATCATGCTCTGACCCAAAAAATCAGTTGGGACCTACATGTCAGATGGGCCATGCAtatgagaaaaatgaatgaacggaagaTACGATTAATGGTACATATTCAACATACAAATGTCCCATCTGAGAGTTAGACTTTGTGTCTTACCTCATGAATGGACCTGATATTGTAGACGCATGCGGCGTTGGTAGTCTTAGTCGAAATGAAAACACCACCGTGTGGCCTTAACAAGTCGTAGTGATGAGTCCTTAGACTTCCCTTGCCTCTCACTGAGTTTAAACACTAGGTCAGTGGGTGTATCAAcaagctttaaaaaataaataaatagataaataaataaaaagttcaAACGCTAGGTCTGGGATTCGATTGCGGTGAAAAACTACTACGGGgtgtgtgttgggggggggggggggtgagtgcgtgtttatttatttttattttatttttggtcagGAAATGATCTTCTATGAAAGAGGAACTTTGTACTGGTGGGTCCTGGGTGATCGAATGACTACCGTTAAAAACTCATGGAGGGTGACAAAAGTactggatgaagctaatatttgtgttttcccttcattcagatctttgtgaccttatcaacaggttggatggcaaattaacattaaagtaggccctgggaagttttaaaGGTGGTCATTTAATCAccgttatttcctgtggtgtggtccacctgaactttggatttgcctcatttttgggctcaagccttaaaatgagctggaaaaatggatagacggcatggataaaacatataaattatggtggggcacacagcac
Proteins encoded in this window:
- the LOC131221177 gene encoding metacaspase-5 — protein: MGKKALLVGCNYPGTKAELKGCINDVKRMHRCLIDRYGFYEDDITVLIDTDDSYTQPTGINIRRALSNLIRSAEPGDYLFFHYSGHGTRLPAETGEDDDTGYDECIVPCDMNLITDDDFREFVDMVPEGTVLTIVSDSCHSGGLIDEAKEQIGESTKREEQESSSSFGFKNFLHQTARDAFESRGINLPLGRHHHHHHRHDDEGEGEAETEYGGPGHIKNKSLPLSTLIEILKQKTGKDDIDVGKLRPTLFDIFGEDSSPKVKKFMKVIMDKLQGGQNEGGSGGGFMGIVGNLAQEFLKQKLEGNDEDYVKPALKTEVHSTQEVYAGSGNRALPDMGILISGCQTNQTSADATPSGNAAEAYGALSNAIQTIIAETDGRITNQELVLRARKMLATQGFTQRPGLYCSDNHTDAPFIC